The Agromyces sp. LHK192 genome includes a window with the following:
- the rplO gene encoding 50S ribosomal protein L15, whose product MADEKIDAAAEAPKKAPAKKAAAKPAAEKEAAPKAAAKKAPAKAAAAKADDAAAEKAPAKKAPAKKAPAKADKADVAEKREPVLKVHHLRPAPGAKKDKTRVGRGEGSKGKTAGRGTKGSKARTTVRPGFEGGQLPYHMRAPKLRGFKNPFRVEYQVVNLEKLAELYPKGGDVTIADLVAKGAVRKNERVKVLGNGDIQVKLNVTVDKVSGSAEQKIVAAGGSVQ is encoded by the coding sequence ATGGCTGACGAGAAGATCGACGCCGCCGCGGAAGCCCCGAAGAAGGCTCCTGCGAAGAAGGCCGCGGCGAAGCCCGCCGCCGAGAAGGAAGCGGCCCCCAAGGCCGCTGCGAAGAAGGCTCCGGCGAAGGCCGCTGCCGCGAAGGCCGACGACGCCGCCGCCGAGAAGGCTCCGGCCAAGAAGGCTCCGGCGAAGAAGGCCCCCGCGAAGGCGGACAAGGCCGACGTCGCCGAGAAGCGCGAGCCGGTCCTGAAGGTGCACCACCTGCGCCCCGCGCCCGGTGCCAAGAAGGACAAGACCCGCGTCGGACGCGGTGAGGGCTCGAAGGGCAAGACCGCCGGTCGCGGCACCAAGGGCTCGAAGGCCCGCACCACGGTGCGCCCCGGCTTCGAGGGCGGCCAGCTTCCGTACCACATGCGTGCGCCGAAGCTCCGCGGCTTCAAGAACCCGTTCCGCGTCGAGTACCAGGTGGTCAACCTGGAGAAGCTCGCGGAGCTCTACCCCAAGGGCGGCGACGTCACCATCGCCGACCTGGTGGCCAAGGGTGCCGTCCGCAAGAACGAGCGCGTGAAGGTGCTCGGCAACGGCGACATCCAGGTCAAGCTCAACGTCACGGTCGACAAGGTCTCGGGTTCCGCCGAGCAGAAGATCGTGGCCGCGGGCGGCTCGGTCCAGTAA
- the rpmD gene encoding 50S ribosomal protein L30 encodes MAKQLKVTQIKSKVSEKQYQRDTLRSLGLKRIGQSVVREDTPQNRGYVNTVAHLVKVEEID; translated from the coding sequence ATGGCCAAGCAGCTCAAGGTGACCCAGATCAAGTCCAAGGTGAGTGAGAAGCAGTACCAGCGTGACACGCTGCGCAGCCTCGGGCTCAAGCGAATCGGCCAGTCGGTCGTGCGTGAGGACACCCCGCAGAACCGCGGGTACGTCAACACCGTCGCTCACCTCGTGAAGGTTGAGGAGATTGACTAA
- the rpsE gene encoding 30S ribosomal protein S5, protein MTTAEAPVETAASSEPQRNEREGRRGGGRDRGQGRDRGGRDAEKSQFLERVVTINRVSKVVKGGRRFSFTALVVVGDGNGLVGVGYGKAREVPTAISKGVEEAKKNFFRVPRVGATIPHPVQGEAAAGVVLLRPASAGTGVIAGGPVRAVLECAGIHDVLSKSLGSSNTINIVHATVEALKQLEEPRAVAARRGLDYDEVAPARLLRAEAQAAEAAAAAKAGA, encoded by the coding sequence GTGACCACCGCAGAGGCACCCGTCGAGACGGCCGCATCGAGCGAGCCGCAGCGCAACGAGCGCGAGGGTCGCCGCGGCGGCGGTCGCGACCGCGGCCAGGGCCGCGACCGTGGCGGCCGCGACGCCGAGAAGAGCCAGTTCCTCGAGCGCGTCGTGACCATCAACCGCGTGTCGAAGGTCGTCAAGGGCGGTCGCCGCTTCAGCTTCACGGCGCTCGTCGTCGTGGGCGACGGCAACGGGCTCGTCGGCGTCGGCTACGGCAAGGCGCGCGAGGTCCCGACCGCGATCTCGAAGGGCGTCGAGGAGGCGAAGAAGAACTTCTTCCGCGTCCCGCGCGTCGGCGCGACCATCCCGCACCCGGTGCAGGGCGAGGCCGCTGCCGGTGTCGTGCTGCTGCGTCCGGCCTCGGCCGGTACCGGTGTCATCGCCGGTGGTCCGGTCCGTGCCGTCCTCGAGTGCGCCGGCATCCACGACGTCCTGAGCAAGTCGCTGGGCTCGTCGAACACCATCAACATCGTGCACGCCACGGTCGAGGCCCTCAAGCAGCTCGAGGAGCCGCGTGCGGTCGCCGCACGTCGTGGCCTCGACTACGACGAGGTCGCCCCGGCCCGTCTGCTGCGTGCCGAGGCCCAGGCGGCCGAGGCCGCCGCAGCAGCGAAGGCAGGTGCCTGA
- the rplR gene encoding 50S ribosomal protein L18, producing MAVKSKTAARSRRHTRLRKKIVGTEVRPRLVVNRSARHVFVQVVDDSKGVTVASASTMEADLRAFDGDKTAKARKVGELVAERAKKAGIEEVVFDRGGNKYAGRVAAIAEGAREAGLNL from the coding sequence ATGGCTGTGAAGTCCAAGACGGCTGCGCGTTCGCGCCGCCACACCCGCCTTCGCAAGAAGATCGTCGGCACGGAGGTCCGCCCCCGTCTCGTCGTGAACCGTTCGGCCCGCCACGTCTTCGTGCAGGTCGTCGACGACAGCAAGGGCGTGACCGTCGCCAGCGCGTCGACCATGGAGGCCGACCTCCGTGCGTTCGACGGTGACAAGACCGCCAAGGCCCGCAAGGTCGGCGAGCTCGTCGCCGAGCGCGCCAAGAAGGCAGGCATCGAGGAGGTCGTGTTCGACCGCGGCGGCAACAAGTACGCCGGCCGCGTCGCAGCGATCGCCGAAGGTGCGCGAGAGGCAGGGCTGAACCTGTGA